The Flavobacterium sp. 20NA77.7 genome includes the window TATGGATTGGGAATTGCTTTGCTCATGGGGCTATTTGTTTTTGGTGTGACCAAAAAAGGACAAACTAACTGGTATCAATTTGGAGGATTTGGTTTTCAGCCTTCAGAATTTGTTAAAACAGCGGTAGCACTCTTATTAGCAAAATACTTAAGTGATGCACAAGTAAATTTAAGCAAAACAAAATTTCAATATATTGCATTTGCAATTATAGGCTTTCCCGTATTTTTAATTCTTTTACAACCCGATGCGGGTAGCGCCATGATTTTTTTATCCCTCATTTTTGTATTATATAGAGAAGGATTACCATCTTGGTATTTATGGAGTGCTGCAATAGCCATTATAACTTTCATTTTAGCATTACTGATAAAACCTGCTTTTCTTATTGGCTTTATTTTATTATTCATGATTATACACTATGGATTGAACAGAAAGATTACCCGTAATCCAGTTGTTTACTTACTAATTTTTATAAGTATATCTATTTTTGCTTTTTCTGTAAGTTATATGTTTGATAATGTTTTGGAACCCCATCAAAAAGATCGTATCAATGTCCTTTTAGGCAAAGAAGTAAACATGAAAAAGGAAGGATATAACCTCAACCAATCTATGATTGCTATTGGATCGGGCGGTTTTTTTGGCAAAGGTTACTTAGAAGGTACACAAACTAAAGGTGGTTTTGTACCTGAACAACATACTGATTATATTTTTACAACCGTTGGAGAAGAATGGGGTTTTTTTGGAAATATAATTGTTATTGGCTTATTTGTTGGTTTATTTCTTCGTATTTTATATTTAGCAGAACGGCAAAAAACAAAATTTAGTAGAATATACGGGTATTGTGTTGCCACATATTTGTTTACCCATTTTTTTGTGAATATAGCAATGCTCATTAGATTGTTCCCAACAGTAGGTGTTCCTCTTCCCTTTTTCTCGTATGGAGGTTCCTCATTATGGGCATTCACAATTATGCTTTTTATTTTTATAAAGCTTGATGCCAATAAAGTAAATGAATGGTAAAAGAAAATAACTTAATTAAAAAAACAAACCAAAACCCCTAACAAATTGTTAGGGGTTTTGGTTTAAATACTCACTCATCTTAATGTGAGGCAGCTATTTGTTTTGTTTTTTTCTTTTTAGTAGTTTTAACCAAAGCTTTAACATCCTTTATTGTTAAATCACTTGCTACGTGCAGTGCTTCTTCAACATAAACATCTTTAGCTAGTTCTTCATGCCATCTTTCTCTTTTTTGTTTAAGTAAATCATCTGCTTTAAAAAGTTCTTGTTCATAAGGTAATGAAGCAAAGGTTAAATTATTTTTATAATTCTGTAAGGCTTTAAATTTTTTGGTTTGTTGTTCTATATCGGCAAACTCCTTTTTGAAATCATTATAATTTAAATGGACAACATAATCTTCTTTTCTATCGTTTATCCATTTTGCATTTTCTTCTATTAACTGAAATTGAGCGTTTGCCAAAATTCTTTGTTTACTTCTTTCTATTTGAGGCGCAAATCCAGATGAAACCAATTCATATTTAGCAGGATCAATTTTATCCCAAGGCATGGCACTTTTCTCATCTTTTTCGCCTGTTTCCATAAAACTGAATCGATCTGGTAATACAATATCGCTTTTTACACCTTCTAATTGAGTAGAACCACCATTAATTCTATAGAATTTTTGCGTTGTTGCTTTTAATGCTCCTAAATCACCAAATTGATTCCCGCGAACAAATTGATTCAATTCAAACACATTTTGAACCGTACCTTTACCGTACGTTTGTTTACTTCCAATAATAATTCCCCTTCTATAATCCTGAATGGCAGCAGCGAAAATTTCTGAAGCAGAAGCTGAATAATTGTTAACCATTACAACAAGCGGACCAGACCATTGTACTTTTGGATCATTATCTGGTAATACATCTGGTGTTCTACCCGCTCCTTTAACTTGAACAACAGGACCTTTTTCAATAAACAAACCTGTCATTTTCACCACAGTTTCTAACGACCCTCCGCCATTATCTCTTAAATCCATTACAATCCCCTGAACATTCGCCTCTTTTAATCGTTCTACTTCTAAGGCTACATCTTTGAAAGCATCTCTATTTTGCTTATTTTCAAAAGAAATATAAAATTTTGGTAAATAAATAATTCCGAATTTTTTACCATCCTTCTCTACAACTGCTGATTTAGCGAAAGTTTCTTCGGTTTCCACTTCATCTCGTGTAATGGTAACTACTTTTATGCCTCCGTCTACTTTTTTAACGGTAAGTTTTACAACTGTTCCTTTCGGTCCTTTTATTTTTTTGATTACATCATCTAAACGCATACCCGAAATTTCTACAGGCTCCTCATTTCCTTGACCTACTTTTATAATTACATCACCTTGCTCTAATTGTTTACCACGCCATGCAGGTCCGCCGCTAATTAATTCAACTACTTCCACAGCATCATTTTTCTTTGATAAACGCGCTCCAATACCCTCAAATTTTCCACTCATGCTCACATCAAATTTATCTTTATCTTCTGGAGAAAAATAATAGGTATGCGGGTCAAACTGCGTAACTATAGCGTTTAAAAACACTGAAAACCAATCTTCCCTTGTTAATTCTGCAATAAAACTAAAATTATTATCTAAATTTTCTTTTGTCGTTTTTCTTGCT containing:
- the rodA gene encoding rod shape-determining protein RodA, with product MKNQSLSNSIDWVTLLIYGILVIFGWMTIYSVTVPIDQEYTFDFSQHYGRQMLFILIAIPIIFTILFIDSKLFERFSLVFYGLGIALLMGLFVFGVTKKGQTNWYQFGGFGFQPSEFVKTAVALLLAKYLSDAQVNLSKTKFQYIAFAIIGFPVFLILLQPDAGSAMIFLSLIFVLYREGLPSWYLWSAAIAIITFILALLIKPAFLIGFILLFMIIHYGLNRKITRNPVVYLLIFISISIFAFSVSYMFDNVLEPHQKDRINVLLGKEVNMKKEGYNLNQSMIAIGSGGFFGKGYLEGTQTKGGFVPEQHTDYIFTTVGEEWGFFGNIIVIGLFVGLFLRILYLAERQKTKFSRIYGYCVATYLFTHFFVNIAMLIRLFPTVGVPLPFFSYGGSSLWAFTIMLFIFIKLDANKVNEW
- a CDS encoding carboxy terminal-processing peptidase, whose product is MEKFIEFMKRNYKSLVVVAVLSALLWGFIPFKKQVDGDKDKMLMELLTFVLDKGHYAPIKLDDDFSKKAYASYIESLDPTKRFFLQADIEEFQAYETSIDDMLEEKDLTFFNLTYSRLLKRMDESKKLYAAILSKPLNFNENETLDVNYEKIPFAASPAELEVRWKKQLKYALLSTITDKEDLEKEKKEKETTYVPKSFETLETEARKTTKENLDNNFSFIAELTREDWFSVFLNAIVTQFDPHTYYFSPEDKDKFDVSMSGKFEGIGARLSKKNDAVEVVELISGGPAWRGKQLEQGDVIIKVGQGNEEPVEISGMRLDDVIKKIKGPKGTVVKLTVKKVDGGIKVVTITRDEVETEETFAKSAVVEKDGKKFGIIYLPKFYISFENKQNRDAFKDVALEVERLKEANVQGIVMDLRDNGGGSLETVVKMTGLFIEKGPVVQVKGAGRTPDVLPDNDPKVQWSGPLVVMVNNYSASASEIFAAAIQDYRRGIIIGSKQTYGKGTVQNVFELNQFVRGNQFGDLGALKATTQKFYRINGGSTQLEGVKSDIVLPDRFSFMETGEKDEKSAMPWDKIDPAKYELVSSGFAPQIERSKQRILANAQFQLIEENAKWINDRKEDYVVHLNYNDFKKEFADIEQQTKKFKALQNYKNNLTFASLPYEQELFKADDLLKQKRERWHEELAKDVYVEEALHVASDLTIKDVKALVKTTKKKKTKQIAASH